The genomic interval CCCCCCCCCCCCCCCCCCCCCGCACGCTTCGTTTAGCCTTGTCCTTTGGGGGAGCCACCACTTTCCCCTCTCTCTCCGGGAGAGGGTTGGGGTGAGGGTGGGTTTGACGCAGATCATGACCAAGTCTATATTTTGGCGTAAGGCTTCAAAATATTGATTTAATGATAAGGCCGTGGAAGTCTACGATATGGCACGCAAAATAATGCCCCGTTTAGGATGACTACTCAGCATTAGGGATACAAGAGTAATGACGAAACCGCACAAAGCGCTTGTTTCAAAAAAGCGGGTGGTTCATATGTATTCGGAGCTTTGGCACGCATCGCGGTGTGTGCTTGATGCGGGGGTGCGCGAACCGCAAGGTTCTTCTTGGCAGTTTCTCTCAAGTACTGTGTTAACGGCATTTGCCTTCGAGGCATATTTGAATCACGTTGGCCCTTCCGTTATATCCTGCTGGCGCCAGCTAGAGAGGCTGCCGCCTTGGGCGAAGTTCGAGCTTATTTGTGAGACCCTTAAGGTGAGGTTCACGGAGAATAGCGGAGAAAGGCCGCTCCAGACCATTGTAAAGCTTCTAGAGTTCAGAAATACTATGGCTCATGGACGATCTGGGGAAATAAAACAGAAATATGAAAAGCGAGACGTTAACGATCAGCTAGACAGCTACCTTGGCCAAAGACCACTCGCAGATTGGGAGCAGCTAATTAAAACAGATGCCTTCGCAAAGCGGGTGCGCGAAGATGTAGAGGCGGTGCTAGAAAAGCTGCACAAAGCACGCCCAGCACCAAAAGAAGGGCTATTTTGTTTTGGGATCGGCACACACCGTGCGCAGCTTATTTGAGGTGTTATAACAAGTTCAGTAGGGCGCAACAGCGCAGCCTGTGGCGCCAGATGGCATGATGAAAACGTATTCTGCGGTTTGCAGGCAACATGTACTGCGCACAACCCGCCCGTTGTCTAAGCTTATTCAGGAGATCAATGATGCGCAAATATCTTGTTGCTGTTGCATTGTCTGCCATGGTGGCGGGGCCGGCGTCTGCCCAGACGATGCATGCCGGGCTGTCCGCACATGAGCGGGGTGCGTTTCTGAAAACAGCGGCAGGGTCTCCGCCCCCGGAGAATAATGCTGCGCTCGATCAGGCGATGAACGCGGTGTTCAGTGCGAAGGACGCAAAGATCATTCGTGATTACTACGACACGCTTAACAAAAAGCAAGAGAGACAGAAACACAAGGGTAAAGAAAAAGGCCTGCCGCCGGGACTCGCCAAGCGCGAGCACTTGCCACCGGGCTTGCAGAAACATCTCGAACGCCACGGCACGCTGCCACCCGGCCTGGAGAAAAAGCGCCTCCCCGACGATTTGAACCGGTTGTTATCACTCGAGCCCAAGGGCTACAAGCGCTGGATGGCGGGGCGGGACGTTGTGCTGGTGGATGAGCGTACGCAGGTGATTGTGGATATCCTGACCGACGTGCTCACCGGCGAGCCTTAAAGACCGGCCAGGTGCGCGCTATGCAGGGGTGTAGAATAGAGCGGCTGCGAGACAGCCAAGCATCTATACCTTTATTTATTTGAGAAAAGCCTATGCGTGAAAAGCCTGACAGGGACATTGAAAAAGATTGTTCAACCGAGGAATTTGTGACCAGGCTGAGGCGTCTGGCTGATGCACTGGAAAAAGGCGAGAAGTTCGAGGTACAAATTGCCGGAGAGCGAATATATGTACCTGTTCGTGCCAGGTTCAATATTGAGCACGAGCGGGAGGCAGGCGAGGAGGAGATCGAGTTTCAGATCAAGTGGACCAACGAGTAGTTACTTCGTCGTGCCGCAGCGTGAATCGGTACACTTTACATTACGCGGCAAGTGCCCGGTAGAGATTGTAGAGGCTGATAGTGCTTATCAATACTCCTACCAGTATCAGCAGCGTCTTGGCATGCAGTTTCTTGCATAGTAATGCAGCAAACGGTGCGGCGAACAGCCCGCCGAATACCAAACCGGCGATGATGGGCCAGGTGTTGGTTTCCATCAGCAATGCGAAAACCGCGGCGCTGGCAAAGGCCAGAAAAAACTCCGCGAAATTGACCGAGCCGATGGTGGTGCGCGGGTCGTTACCGGAGCTCACCAGCGTTGTCGTGACCACCGGGCCCCATCCGCCGCCGCCTGCTGCATCAACGAAGCCGCCAAACAGGGCGAGCTTGCCTACGTGTTTGGGCGCCCGTGTGCGCAGTCGCAGTTGGCGAAACGCCTTGCTGAGGATGTAGAGGCCCAACAGTAACAGGTAGGCAGACACAAACGGCTTGAACAGCGCACCATCGACCTGCGTTACCAATACCGCACCCAATGCCGCGCCCAGAATCCCCGGTATCAGCAAGCGTACGAATAACTGTTTGTTTACGTTGCCGAACTTGGTGTGGGAGATACCCGAAACGCCGGTGGTGAAAATCTCCGCAATATGGACGCTCGCGCTCGCCGCTGCGGGGCTGGCGCCTGTCGCCAGCAGAAATGTAGTTGCGGTGACGCCGTACGCCATGCCGAGGGCGCCATCCACCACCTGCGCGAAAAACCCGACCGCCACCGCGCTCCAGAACACGCTGCCGTTGAGCGTCTCGCCGATAATCTGCAAGCCGCCAGCCCAGTTATTGGGAAGGAAAAGGCGTCCCATCAGAAACAGGGTCAGTGCGATTAATACCAGGGCAGTAAACCACACAGCCATGCGCAGCAGTGGATGGGTGCCGGGATGAGATATGGGTTCCTCGACGGGCGGCAGGCCGAGCTCGCGGTGCTCTTTGTTGATCGGGTTCTGCGAGAGGTCCAGATTGCGAATTTTCATACATCAGGCTCCATGGCCGGGTGGCGTGAAGCACTATAGCGATAGATCAAAATAACTAAAAATAATATAATCTAATGTCTTATTCCTTTTAATTATATGGAGGCGTGGGGTTTAAACCTCCCCATACTGCGCGCCTTGGCCCAGCCAGCGGCGGATCAGGGGCGGCACATGAGCGGGATAACTATTGAGTAGCAGCACGGCGGTGTGCTCGATCTCCGGCAGTAAATGCTGGTCGCGCGCGAGGTCGGCGATGTGCAGTTGCAGCAGGCCGGCCTGGCGGGTGCCGAGCACTTCGCCGGGGCCGCGCAGTTCCAGGTCCTTGCGTGCGATTTCGAAGCCGTCGTTGGTTGCGCGCAGTGCGGCAAGGCGTGCCTTGGCGTAACGCGACAGCGGGGCGTGGTACATGAGCACGCAGTGACTCGCCGTCGCGCCGCGCCCTACGCGTCCGCGCAACTGGTGTAATTGCGCCAGCCCCAGCCGTTCGGCATTTTCGACAATCATCAGGCTCGCGTTGGGCACATCCACGCCGACTTCGATGACGGTGGTGGCGACGAGCAGGTCGATTTCGCCTTGCTTGAATTTGCGCATGGCCTGTTCTTTCTCTTTTACTTTCATGCGTCCGTGTATCAGCGCCACGCGCAGATCAGGCAACGCGGCGGTAAGTTGCGCGGCGGTGTCGATGGCGGCCTGGCACTGTAAGGTTGTCGCTCCCGGCATCCTGTGCCGGGCAGGACGCCCCAATGTCGCGGGCGCAGGGATGCGCGGGAGCGGCCCTCCCGCGACACTTGCACGTCCCTGTGCGTCGTCGGATTCTTCGATCAGCGTGCACACCCAGTAGGCCTGCCGTCCCGCGCGGCAGGCGGTGTGTACGCGCTCGACGACGTCGGCGCGGCGCGTGTCGGCGATCACCACCGTTTCTACCGGCGTGCGTCCGGGCGGCAATTCGTCTATCACCGAACTGTCGAGGTCGGCATAGCCCACCATGGCGAGCGTGCGCGGAATGGGCGTGGCGGTCATGATGAGTTGATGCGGATAACGGCCCTGATCAAGGCCCTTGGTGCGCAGTGCCAGGCGCTGGTGTACGCCGAAGCGATGCTGTTCGTCGATGATGACGAGGCCGAGGCGGGAAAAGCTAACGTCTTCCTGAAACAAGGCGTGGGTACCGATGACCAGCGCGCATTGACCGGAGGCGATGTGCGCGAGCGCCGCTGTGCGCGCCTTGCCCTTGATCTTGCCGGTGAGCAGCGCGACCTCCAGCTTGAGTGGCGTGAGCCAGCGGCTGAAGTTGGCCAGATGCTGTTCGGCGAGCAGTTCAGTGGGCGCCATCAGCGCCACCTGATGGCCGGACTCGATGGCGTGCAGCGCCGCACAGGCGGCAACCAGTGTCTTGCCGGAGCCGACATCGCCCTGTGCCAGCCGCAGCATGGGGGTGGCGAGTGCGAGGTCGCGGCGGATTTCGCCAATCACGCGCTGCTGCGCGCGCGTGAGATCAAACGGCAACTCGGCAAGCAGTGCGGCCATGAGTTTGCCACGTGCCCCAAGTTCGGGTGCGATGTTGCGCTGCACGCGCTGGCGCAACAGCCGCAGGCTTAAGTGATGGGCGAGCAGTTCCTCAAACGCCAGCCGCCGTTGCGCCGGATGCGCGCCCTGCTCAATCAGCTCCAGTGGCGCATCAGGTGGCGGGTAATGCACATACTCCACGGCTTCGCGCAGTGTAGGAAAGTGCAGTTGCGCCAGCGTTTGTTCGGGCAGCCATTCACGCAGTGCGTCGGGCTGTTTGCGCAGCAGTTCCAGCGCGCGCTGCGTGAGGGTGCGGATGCTGATCTGGTGGAGGCCCTCGGTGGTGGGATAAATGGGCGTCAGGCGCTCCTCTACGGTCGTGACCGCGTCGGCAGACACGAGCCGATATTCCGGGTGCACCATCTCCGGCCCGGCCTTGCCGAAACGCACCTCACCGAAGCAACGCACGCGCGCACCACGCGCCAGCATCGCCTGCTGTGTGGTATTGAAATGAAAAAACCGCAGTGTAATGGCGCCGGTGCCATCGTGCAGTTGCGAGAGCAAGGTGCGTTTACGGGCGTAGCGCACTTGCGTGAGTTGCACTTCACCCTCGATCACCGCCTCTGCGCCGGGGCGCAGCGCGCCGATGGGTGTGATGCGGGTGCGGTCCTGATAGCGCAGCGGCAGGTGGAACAGCAAATCCTGCACGCTGCGGATGTCGAGTCGCGCCAGCCGTTCGAGGAGGCGCGGTCCCACACCTCTGAGGTGCGTGGCGGGGAGGTTATCGAGCAAGGCTGGCAGGGCGCTAGTCGCCGAGGTGGAGGATGCCGTCCATCTCTACCCGCACGCCGCGTGGCAGGGCGGCGACGCCAACCGCGGCACGGGCAGGGTAAGGCTCAGCGAAATAGCGCGCCATGATTTCGTTGACCAGCGGGAAGTGCGCGAAGTCGGTAAGGTAGACATTGAGCTTGACGATATGCGCCAGTGTTCCGCCCGCAGCTTCCGTCACCGCCTTGAGGTTGTCGAACACCTGCGTGATTTCGGCGCGGACATCGTCGTTTACAAGCTCCATGGTGTCAGGATGCAGCGCAATCTGGCCGGAGAGGTAGACGGTGTTGCCTGCCTTCACAGCCTGCGAATAGGTGCCGATGGCCTTGGGGGCCTGGTCGGTGCTGATAACAGTTTTTGAGGTCATGTTTTTTATCCGCAGGCCGAAAGAAAGGCTGACGTCCTGTCGTTGCTGGTTTAACCCTTGGCGCGGGCGATGCGCACCACCATCGGTATCGATCGCAGACGGCGCATGATGCGCGCCAGATGGCGCCGGTCACGTACTGCGAGAGTGAAGTTGATGGCGGTATACATGCCATCGTGCTCCTCGATGGTGACATTTTCAATGTTGGCGCCAAGCTCTGCAATGGCCGCCGCTATCGTCGCAAGCACACCGCGCTGGTTTGCGACCTCGACGCGAATATCGACCGCGAATTCGCCCACCACGCCTGGTGCCCATTCCACTGCTATCCATTTGTCCGGGTGCTTGCGGAATACAGTTACATTTTTGCACGACTCGGTGTGGATCACGATGCCGCGCCCGGCACTCACATAGCCAAGAATACGGTCGCCGGGAATCGGACGGCAGCATTTGGCGTAGGTCACTACCATGCCCTCGGTGCCCATGATCGCCAGCGGCTGGCCTTCCGCTGCCACAGGGTGTTCCGGGCTGGCAGCGCCCTTTACGGGCGGGGCCAGATGGCGTGCGATCAGTAGTGCGGGGCGATTGCCCAGGCCGATTTCGCCGAGCAGATCGTCCAGCGACTTGATTTTGA from Gammaproteobacteria bacterium carries:
- a CDS encoding RidA family protein gives rise to the protein MTSKTVISTDQAPKAIGTYSQAVKAGNTVYLSGQIALHPDTMELVNDDVRAEITQVFDNLKAVTEAAGGTLAHIVKLNVYLTDFAHFPLVNEIMARYFAEPYPARAAVGVAALPRGVRVEMDGILHLGD
- a CDS encoding amphi-Trp domain-containing protein, with the protein product MREKPDRDIEKDCSTEEFVTRLRRLADALEKGEKFEVQIAGERIYVPVRARFNIEHEREAGEEEIEFQIKWTNE
- a CDS encoding sulfite exporter TauE/SafE family protein, translating into MKIRNLDLSQNPINKEHRELGLPPVEEPISHPGTHPLLRMAVWFTALVLIALTLFLMGRLFLPNNWAGGLQIIGETLNGSVFWSAVAVGFFAQVVDGALGMAYGVTATTFLLATGASPAAASASVHIAEIFTTGVSGISHTKFGNVNKQLFVRLLIPGILGAALGAVLVTQVDGALFKPFVSAYLLLLGLYILSKAFRQLRLRTRAPKHVGKLALFGGFVDAAGGGGWGPVVTTTLVSSGNDPRTTIGSVNFAEFFLAFASAAVFALLMETNTWPIIAGLVFGGLFAAPFAALLCKKLHAKTLLILVGVLISTISLYNLYRALAA
- the recG gene encoding ATP-dependent DNA helicase RecG — protein: MLDNLPATHLRGVGPRLLERLARLDIRSVQDLLFHLPLRYQDRTRITPIGALRPGAEAVIEGEVQLTQVRYARKRTLLSQLHDGTGAITLRFFHFNTTQQAMLARGARVRCFGEVRFGKAGPEMVHPEYRLVSADAVTTVEERLTPIYPTTEGLHQISIRTLTQRALELLRKQPDALREWLPEQTLAQLHFPTLREAVEYVHYPPPDAPLELIEQGAHPAQRRLAFEELLAHHLSLRLLRQRVQRNIAPELGARGKLMAALLAELPFDLTRAQQRVIGEIRRDLALATPMLRLAQGDVGSGKTLVAACAALHAIESGHQVALMAPTELLAEQHLANFSRWLTPLKLEVALLTGKIKGKARTAALAHIASGQCALVIGTHALFQEDVSFSRLGLVIIDEQHRFGVHQRLALRTKGLDQGRYPHQLIMTATPIPRTLAMVGYADLDSSVIDELPPGRTPVETVVIADTRRADVVERVHTACRAGRQAYWVCTLIEESDDAQGRASVAGGPLPRIPAPATLGRPARHRMPGATTLQCQAAIDTAAQLTAALPDLRVALIHGRMKVKEKEQAMRKFKQGEIDLLVATTVIEVGVDVPNASLMIVENAERLGLAQLHQLRGRVGRGATASHCVLMYHAPLSRYAKARLAALRATNDGFEIARKDLELRGPGEVLGTRQAGLLQLHIADLARDQHLLPEIEHTAVLLLNSYPAHVPPLIRRWLGQGAQYGEV